Proteins encoded within one genomic window of Panicum virgatum strain AP13 chromosome 1N, P.virgatum_v5, whole genome shotgun sequence:
- the LOC120656450 gene encoding uncharacterized protein LOC120656450 gives MVEGHHYKSLKTVGNSAGGSKFQDKYGDNDDTDQGKNKGPKEKDSAGGDKFTGYSEVSQGDSQEDSMEDLIRDGSPDNANHKENDSVEFPDDTSPNITVLPTNVEAVSTERGIPREAPQQPMEEVQQAGCDKGDGLLHATAIIPDEKILVHNDQGTYLLEASKWPILNVESDSVGEELLTQEEDLMELSEHNMKATQVGDSAKEDSSQEWISPISKKKKIQKDRKRRVVVATRASSRIPRDGIPIAEKAMQRAKEKDSIPTEMVAASEAE, from the exons atggttgaAGGTCACCATTACAAATCCCTGAAGACAGTTGGGAACTCTGCTGGTGGCAGTAAATTTCAGGACAAATATGGGGACAATGATGACACTGATCAAGGTAAAAACAAAGGTCCAAAAGAAAAAGACTCTGCTGGAGGGGACAAGTTCACTGGATACTCTGAGGTTAGTCAAGGTGACTCTCAGGAGGATAGTATGGAAGATCTGATCAGGGATGGATCACCTGACAATGCCAACCACAAGGAAAATGATTCTGTAGAATTCCCTGATGACACTTCTCCTAATATCACTGTGTTGCCTACTAATGTTGAAGCTGTGTCGACTGAGAGAGGAATCCCAAGGGAAGCTCCACAACAACCAATGGAGGAAGTGCAACAGGCAGGCTGTGACAAGGGTGATGGTTTGCTGCATGCAACAGCTATTATCCCAGATGAGAAGATTTTGGTTCATAATGACCAGGGAACATATCTCTTGGAGGCTAGTAAGTGGCCAATACTGAATGTGGAGTCAGACTCTGTGGGAGAGGAACTCCTAACCCAAGAAGAAGATTTGATGGAACTCTCTGAGCACAATATGAAGGCTACTCAGGTTGGAGATTCTGCCAAGGAGGACAGCTCCCAAGAATGGATTTCCCCAAttagcaagaagaagaaaattcaGAAGGACAGGAAGAGAAGAGTGGTGGTGGCAACAAGAGCAAGTTCAAGGATTCCTAGGGATGGGATCCCAATTGCAGAGAAAGCTATGCAGAGGGCTAAGGAGAAGGACTCCATTCCCACAG AAATGGTTGCGGCTTCTGAAGCAGAGTGA